From Paenibacillus graminis:
TGTCGGAAGCGAACCGCCAGACCATTATTCAGACTTCGGAGAAGCTTGATATTACGCTTAAACAATATGAGAGTCTGGCGATGCAGCTCTTTTTTGATCCGCAAATGCAGAACAACCTGACAGACCTGGTGTCTGCATCGTCAAGTTATGATAAATTCGTGGCTACGGATGCGATCAGTAAGAAGCTTTCCAGCCAAACGACAACGGATTCTAATATCGTTGCGATTACACTGGTTCCAACATCTACGGATTACGATATCGTTTCAAGCGGAAGCTCCGGCATGAAGCTGGACAACATCAGAGACCAGGAATGGTACAAGACAGCGGTAGCGAATGCCGAAAACTACCAGAGCTACTATTCAAAAGAAGTCAAATCCGCACAGAACTATTGGTTCCCTACGGCTGTAGCAGGAGAAAACGGGAAAAATATTGCGATGGTCAGAGCGCTTAAAAACCTCGGAGCCAATTCAGGCTATGTCATTCTGCTTGAACTGAAGAACACCCTGCTGGAGGAAGCTTTCGACAGTGTTACCCTTGGGGATGGTTCCCGGATTCAGCTCGTTTCCCCGGACGGGACAGTAGTTGCTTCGTCCAATCCTGAAGAGGATGGCAAAGCATCAGAGCTTGGATTTATTAAGGAGAGCAAAACGAACAGTAAGAGCCAGGATGCCGAAGATGCAAACGGAGAAGATGTTCTGGCGGTCTACAGTCCCATGGTCAAAGCGGACTGGAAGCTGGCAGGCATTGTACCTACCGGTGAACTGGTGAAGGCGGCTACTCCAATCCTGTTCACCACCTTCCTGGCCGCCATAGCTGCAGCGGTGCTGGCCGTTCTGGTCGGGATTGTGATGGTTCGGATGATCGCCCGGCCGCTGGCCCGGTTGAAGGATCTGATGGTCGAAGGCGCAAAGGGCGACCTGAGCGTACGCACCGAATATGTATCCAAGGATGAAATCGGTGAATTATCTGCTTCCTTTAATACGATGATGGAGCGGATCACGGAGCTCGTTGCCCAGACAACGGATACGGCCCGTGAAGTACTGGAAACCGCAGGCGAGCTTGGCGATGCTTCCCGCAAGACAGCAATCTCCGCGAAGGAAATCGCTGCAGCGACCGAAGAGATAGCCGGCGGTGCAGGAAGTCTGGCTCAGGAGGCCGAGCGCGGCAATGAGCTTACCGATTTGATTGGAACTCAAATGCAGAGCGTAATCGCCGCAAATGCCGAGATGGACGAGGCCGCGCGCGGAGTGGGAGAAGCCAGCGGCCAAGGGGCGAAGCAGCTGGAAGAGCTGCTGACGCAGACCAGCCGCACCGGAGAAATGACCACTGCGCTGGTTGACCGGGTCAATAATCTGAAAGAAACAGTATCCTCGGTCATCAAAGTACTGGACGTGATGAAGAACATCACGCAGCAGACGAACATCCTGTCGCTTAATGCCACGATAGAGGCAGCAAGAGCTGGTGAAGCGGGACGCGGATTTATGGTCGTTGCCGATGAGGTCCGCCAATTGGCCGACCAGTCCAAACAGTCCATTGCCGTTGTAGCCGGAATTACCGATAAGATTATTACTGAAATGAATGAGACCGTGGCCGTATTGTCTGAGGTTGCACCGCTCTTCAAGCAGCAGATGACCTCGGTGAAGAGCACCAGCGAGATCTTTGTATCCGTACAAGGTCAAATGGATGATTTCATCTCCAGCCTGGAGTCGGTTACGGGGGCTATCGACAGCCTGAATCATTCCCAGGGTGTCTTGTCCGATGCCATGAGTAATGTTAGCGCGGTGGCACAGCAATCTTCAGCCACCTCGGAAGAGGTTGCCTCCCTGAGCAATGAACAGCAGAATGTGAGTGATCAGCTCGTTGCGCTGTCCGGCAAACTGGAAGGCGCCTCAACCCAGCTGAAAGACAAGCTGTCACTGTTTACGATCAAATAGAAATCAGGGAATCCGAATTCCTTGTCCTGAAGCGTCCCGCAGCCAGCAACTGGCGCGGGGCGCTTTTGTATGACAGGATCGCCATATGGGCTGAGTAATTCCTTGTACTTCGGCAGGCTAACACGTATAATTATTTTGTTAGGTAATTGTTATGTTCTGTGGAAAAGTTAGGTTAAGCTGAAACGAGGAGAAGGACCCAATGAAAGCAAAACGCAGCCACAGCTGGTGGTCCTACATCGTAGACATGGGCATGGAACGCAAGCTGCTCCTGGTCTTTCTGATTATTATTACGCTTCCGCTTTCAGTCATCAGTGTGATCAGTTTCAAAAGCTACTCCGAATCGATACAGGCGAACACCGTAGCCTATTCGGAAAAGCTGATTGATCAGATGATGGACTCCATTGATGACTACATTGAAGATATGAAACGGATCTCGTCCATGCCGGCATATGTTAACGATATCAAGCAGAACCTGGTCCGCTCGAACCGCTATTATGAACAAAAGCAGATGATGAACAGCAAGGGAGGCGGCACTCAAGTGGCTCCCGGCGACTTCGATCTGCTGCTGTCCATTCAGCGGGGCATTGAGGGCAATATTTCTTTTATTAACAATATTAAGCGGGGAACGAATTCTGTGTATATTTTCGACGGGTACGGCAACGGATATTATTCTGCCAAGGACGGCGGTGTCCGGCTGGATCTGGAGCAGAGCTACAAGTTCTGGAGCGAGCAGTCGAGGGATTCCAGCGGCGAGGCGCTGCTTTTTGGCACGCAGGCGTACACAAGCAATCTGCAGAGCACCCGTTATGCCTTTACAGTTGTCCGCAAAATTGTCGACGGGCTGTGGAATCCTATTGGACTGATCGCAGTCGAAGCCAACATCAGCAATCTGGAAAATCAAGTGGCTGAGCTGGATACCGTAACCCATGGGAAGTCAATCATTGTGGATGAGAACGGCAAAGTGATCTATGACAGCGGCCGGAAGCTCCTGACTACTGATATTTCCCGTACCCATCTGTTCCGGCAGGCTGTGGGCAATGCCGGAAGCTTTTATGATACCGTATCCGGTAAGGAACGGCTGAATATATATTCAAGCTCTGCCAAGACCAACTGGAAGGTCATCATATCTATTCCTGTGGATGAACTGACCCGCGGGGTGAAGCTTACCCGCAATGCGACCATTGCGGCCACCCTGATTATTATTGTGCTGGCGCTGATCATTTCGATCATCCTGTCCTTTGCGCTGACGAAGCCGCTGACCCAAATGATCCAGCTGATGAAAAGGGTGCAGAACGGCGACCTGGATGTGACTTTCCGCGTCAGACGCCGGGATGAGATCGGACTGCTGGGCCATCAATTCAACCGGATGCTTGCCCGCATCCGGCAGCTGATTCAGGATATCTACCGGATTGAAGAGCAGAAGAAGGAAGCAGAGCTGCAGGCGCTGCAGAGCCAGATCAATCCGCATTTTATTTACAATACGCTGGAATCCATCCGTATGACCGCAGAGATTAATGATGACGTGGAAGCCGCCGATATGATCTCCATTCTGGGCAAGCTCCTGCGTTACAGCACAAGTGATCTGTCCGGGACTACAACCATGAAGCAAGAGCTGCTGTATGTCCGCAATTATGTTGAACTGCTGGGCTGCCGCTATCCCGGAAGGTTTGTCCTGCAGATCGATGTTCCCGGGACGCTGGATAACTACTCCATGATTAAGCTGGTTTTTCAACCGATTATTGAGAATGCGGCCTATCACGGACTTGACGACACGAAGTCCCAGATGCATTTGAGCATCACATGTGAAGTCACAGAGCAGAAGCTTCTGTTCCATATCCGCGACGATGGCTGCGGAATGGAGCAGGCCACGCTGGACAAGCTCAATGACAGCCTGAAGCATGAGATGCCTCCGAAGAAGAGCATCAATGGGGGCATCGGCATGAAAAATGTACATCAGCGGATACAGCTCCACTATGGAGCAACCTATGGCATTGAGGTCTTTAGCAGGCCTGGCGAGGGGACGGACGTTATTTTGTCCCTGCCCCTGCAGGTCCAGAGCGCCAGGGAATGAAGGGAACAGAATAGAGGAGGAATCCGCTTGAAACGGATGAAGTTACGTTGGCCCATGCTTACCATCCTGGGGCTGCTCCTGTTGTCGGCCGGGTGTGACAGCCGCAGCAATAATCAGGCTGTGCCTTCGCCGTCTCCTGGCACCAGTGAGAGCCCGTCCGAATTGTCCGGGACCATTGTGATGCTGACGAACCGGATTGACCTGATTGAAGATGGAACTTTCCAAAGCTATGCCGATGAGTTCAAGAAGAAATATCCGGAAGCCCAAGTGCAATTCGAGGGCCTGTCCAACTATGCCACCGACATACTGGTCCGCCTGTCCACCAAGGATGCCGGAGATGTGCTGCTGCTTCCGGTGAATCTGCCGGCGAAGGAGCTTAAGCTTTTTTTTGAACCGCTGCCCGCAGAATTGGCTGCACAGGAGAAATTCACGACTTTTAACATCTATGAGGGCAAAAGATACGGGCTGTCCACAGGCTCGACTACCAGCGGCATCGTCTACAACAAGCAGGCTTTTAAAAAAGCGGGGATTGAGCGGGTGCCGCAAACACTCGATGAATTCTATGCAGCCAGTGCCAAGCTGAAACAGGCAGGTATCATCCCGCTGTACATGAATTACGGTGCTGTCTGGCCGCTGCGGGAATGGGGCAACAACCTGGTTAATTACATGACCGGCAATCCGGATTATCTGAACAACATGGTGCAGGAGAACGATCCCTGGAAGATTGACAATGAATGGGGCCAAGCGATTGCGATTGCCCGGACAATGGTTGCCAAAGGATACGTGGAGGACCAGCTCTTCTCCAACAGCTGGGAGATTTCCAAGACCAAGCTGGCCAAGGGGGAAACGGGAATGTACCTGCAGGGGAACTGGACAATCCGCCAGATTCTGGATGCCGGTGCGAAGTCTGAGGATATAGGCTTTTTCCCGTTTCCGTATGATAACAAGCCTACCCACTACGCAGCGCTCAATCCCGATTGGTTCATCGGGGTCAGCAAATTCAGCAAGAATAAGGAGCTGGCTATGGCTTGGGTGGAATATTTTTTAAAAAAGACCGCCTATACAGCAAATTTCCTTCCCTCCGGCAGCTCGGAAGAGCCAGCCTTGCCGCAATACAGCGAGTTTCTCTCCTATCATCCCAAGCTGGTTGAGGCTACTGTGCAGACGGATGCCTTTATCGACATGGCGAACCGGGCGAAGCTGTCCTTCTGGTCGGGCGATTATATTCAGGAGCTGCTCGCCGCGCCGGATTTGCAGAAATCTTTTGACGAATTAAATGAGAAATGGAAGGAAGCGCGGGAGGGACAGCAGGCTTCTCCCGTACCGCAGGCGGCTGCCGTGCAATCAAGATAAATTGTGGAGGTATTTTCAATGGCAAAAAAAGTGACCATGCAAAAAATCGCCGACCATCTCGGCGTCTCCAAGTTTGTTGTCTCCAAATCACTCTCCGGTAAAGGAGGCGTCAACGAAACTACCCGGGAGCGGGTCATTCAGGCTGCATCCCAGCTAGGGTATTTCACGCAGAAAAATGCTTATGTGCAAAATGTTAAACGTACGTCCCCGGCGGCCGGCAGTGACCGCAACAAGCAGTCGGTGCTTGTGCTGATGCCGAATATCCGGTCGCAGACCCAGGATTCCCTCTACTGGGGAAAAATCGTCGACGGCATTGCGCTGGCGCTCGATCAGGTAGGGTTGGGGATGGTGATTGTTTCGGAGCACCGCGCTGATAATTTTATCAATATTCTTAATCCTAACGGGCTGCTCGGTCTGGTAGGAGTAGGGCAGATTTCCACCTCCCTCCTGCTGGAGGTTCACCGCATCGGGCTGCCGATGGTGCTGATTGACCATGAGGACCCGCTGATCCCGAGCGATACCGTGTTCGCCAACAATATCGACTCCATGACCCGGCTGAGCAACCATCTGATGGGCATCGGGCATACGTTGTTTCATTTTATCGGCAATATCCGCTACTCGCGCAGCTTCCGTGACCGCTGGATCGGCTTCCGCAGTGCGCTGGAGGAAAACGATATGAAAACTCCGGCTGGCGATGATGAGATGCTGGTGCTGGAAGGGATGGAGGACGGCACGTTCCGCGACGATTTCAGGCTCTGGATGGCCAAGCGCAAAAAAGCCAAAACCCTCCCCAGCGCACTCGTCTGTGCCAACGACTCCACGGCGCTCATCGTCTGTGAGGTGCTGAGGGAGGAAGGCATAGCCATTCCTGCTGACATTTCGGTAACGGGCTTTGACAATATTGAAGATGCGATGCGGGGAATTCCGCCGCTCACCACCGTACATGTACCCAAGGAAGCCATGGGCCGTGCTGCCGTGGAGAAGCTGCTGAACCGGATTCAGAATCCGTCTGCGCCGCTGGAGAAGATTCTGATCTCCGCTGATATTGTTCACCGGGATTCGGTAGCGGGTCCCCGGAAGTAGATCGGTTAGGCTTCGCGGAATGCTGGAATAAGCTGTGATTAGGTTTCGCACGGTTTATACGTTAATGCGCACACTTAAAATGGACTCTTTAGTTGTATGAAATGCAGTTATAACCTCTGACCCCAATAAAAAGGCGGCCCCAGTTTCCACAAGGGCCGCCTTTTACTTCTTCTTACTCTCCTATAAAAGAACTTGAGAAGACAATATGAAAGGTGAAGTAACGGAGGGGGAGTTTGGAACTGGAGGCGCGATAGCGTCCGGCTTTGTATTCAGATGTTATCCGCTAAGCGAAGCGGTATAATCAAAAACATCTGAATACAACAGCGGCCCGAAGTCCAAACATTCCCCGCAGTTACAGCCAACACCCAAATGTAAAGCTCTCAAGTTCAATCCACAACTACTTCAACTGCAAATTCCGGTCGATCAAAGCAATCCGCTGCTGTACGCAAGCATAAGAACGAAGCGGGTCTTCAGGGGTATTAAGGACATAATCCAGCATCTGGTCAACCGTTGTGGTGGCGACATGGATGCGGGTGTCAGACGATGCATAATAGATGTAAATGTCTCCGTTGTCGCGTGCGATCACGCCGTTGCAGAAGACAACATTGGATACATCGCCGACGCGCTCTTCACCATCCGGAGCGATGAAATGTCCGCCCGGCGCGTGCGTGACCTTGTTAGGTTCCTCCAGATCGGACAGGAAGGCGTACAGCACATAGCGCAGTCCGGCAGCGGTGTTGCGGACGCCGTGGGCGATGTGCAGCCAGCCGCGGGGCGTTTTGATAGGTGCCGGACCTTGGCCGTTCTTCACTTCTTTGATCGTGTGGTAATAGCGCTGGTCCATGATGGTCTCGCTTGTAATTACAGCATTTTCGATCGTGTCGGATAATCCCCAGCCGATACCGCCGCCGGAACCGGCGTCGATGAAGCCATCCTGCGGCCGGGTATAGAAAGCATATTTGCCGTCTACAAACTCAGGGTGCAGCACTACGTTGCGCTGCTGGGCAGACCCCGTCTTCAGGTCAGCGAGCCGTTCCCAGGTCTTCAGATCCTTGGTGCGGGTAATGCCGCACTGGGCAACAGCGCTGGACAGGTCGCCATGCGGGGCATCCGGGTCTTTGCGTTCGGTGCAGAACAGGCCGTAAATCCAGCCGTCGGCATGCTTCACGAGGCGCATGTCATACACGTTGATGTCCGGGTCTTCAGTTTCGGGAAGCACTACTGGATGATCCCAGAAGCGGAAGCCATCCACACCGCTGTCGCTCTCGGCAACAGCAAAGAAGGATTTGCGGTCATTGCCTTCTACCCGGGCCACAATATAGAACTTGCCGTCCAGTTCAATGGCGCCAGGGTTGAAGATGCCGTTAACCCCGATTCTTTCCGCGAAATAAGGGTTGGTCTCCGGATTGAAGTCGTAGCGCCAGATCAGCGGTGCATGCTCAGCAGTGAGCAGCGGATATTGGTAGCGGTCATAGATGCCGTTGCCGCAGGGAACCTTTTCATTTTTGCGTCCGATCAGCGCCTCATAACGTTCAGTCAGCTTCTGTTTGCGTTCTTGAAAGATTGTCGTCATTATTTTGTCTCCTTTATAGTGGATGTTAGGGTAAGCCGCCCGATCATTTCGAAGCAGGCTCTGCTGTTATGGTAAGGGCATTTCCAGGCGCTGACCTTGGGCTCACGGGCCAGTGGCTGCAGCGTTTCATCAACGCCCCAGTACCATTCGCCAAGCTTGTGGTCAATGATATATTGGTCAGTAAAAATCCAGGCGTTCTCCGCAGCTTCCAGGAACCGTGTCTCATGGGTCAGCTGATAGGCGTTGTAGAAGCCGACAATAGCTTCGGCCTGCGGCCACCAGTCTCTGGACTTGTCAATATGACCGCTGCCGTCCGCTTCATTCCAGATTCCGCCGTCTTCCGCAATGCCCTCCGCCAGCACGGCTTCAGCCATAGAAACGGCTACCTTGCGCACGCGCTGCAGCAGCGCTTCATCTCCAAGCACCTCTGCAGCTTCAACCAGCAGCCAGCTGCCTTCGATGTCGTGGCCGTAAGAGATGCTCCGGGACTTCACATGCCACTCTTCGTCCAGGAACAGGTGGAAATGCTTGCCTTCTGCATCGATAATATGGTCCAGCATCGTTTCGATCAGCTCCGCCAGCTTTCTTTTCAACTCTTCTGATTTCCAGACCCGGTACAGGCCGGTATAACCTTCCAGCACATGCAGATGAGTATTCATAGATTTCTTCTCGTTCATGTCCTTGGAACTGAGACTCAGGTTATCCGTCATCTGCCATTCACGTGACAGAGCTTCAATATAACCTTTATAGAGGGGATCATAGCCGTATTTCTCTACAATATGGAATAGGTCAACGGCCTGCTGCAGGGCATCACTGCGCCCGGTAGCATGGTGAAACTCGGCCAGCGCATAGATGGCAAAAGCCTGGCCATAGATTTGCTTCTTCGGCTGGGAAGGAACCCCGTGCGCGTCCACCATCCAGAACAATCCGCCGTATTCGTTATCTGTGAAGTGCTGGATAAGGTAGTTGTAGGCGCGTTCAGCCATAGCTAAATATTCTGAAGTGCCATATAACCGGTAAGCGCTCGCAAATGTCCAGAGGATCCGCGCATTCAGCACAAGGCTTTTCTCCGCGCCAGCTATGACATTCATCTGGTTGCCGATCTCACCGACAAAGCCGCCATGCGCTTCGTCCAGTGAATGCTTCATCCAAAAGCCCAGGATATTTTCCTTCAGCTCATTCTCCAGCTGTCTCCGCCATTCCTCAGTTGAAATCTTCATTTTCCCTGATTCACTCCTTTATATTACTTATGAGTCTTGGAGCTGTAGTACTCTTTAATGATGGGCGCTGCGGATTTGCCGTACATGCAGTAATCATCGTTCTCCGCCGCCTCTTCAAGCGGATAGAGCTGGGCCGGCCAATCCCAGAGCATGAAGCCCTGGACCCATTTCCGGCTCTCGCAGCTGTGGAACATCGCCTCGTAATAGCGTTTCTGTTCTTCCTCGCTCGGTTCGCCTTTTAGGGACCAGTCATTCGGAATCGCGGCACTGCCGGTGCGGCTCGGACAGCCAGCTTCCATGAAGAAAAAGGGCTTATTATGCTGCTTCACCACGGCCTCAATCCGGTCAAGCTGTGCCTCCCAATCCTGCTCAGGATAGTAGCCGCTGGAGGAAATGACATCAAGGGCATCCCACCAGGTCACATTGTCCTCCTGATACTTGTCGCAATTATAGGTAAGGATTCCGTGGTACACCTTGCGGACTTCGGCAATCAGGGTCCGCCACTGTGCTGCGCGTCTGTCTGACATGACCAGTTCGCAGCCGATGCAGAACATTTCGCAACCGCTTTCTTCGGCAATCGCGGCAAAATGCAAAATAAAGGCAGTGTAAGAGCTGAACCAATCCGACCATTTGGGCTCGCACGGAACATCTTTGTCGAAGAAGTTGATGTGGGCGCGCCAAGTGCCGTCTGCGCAGTTCACAATCGGTTTCAGGCATACCTTCAGGCCAAGTGACTTTGCTGTGCGGATTGCCCATAGGACCTCATCATCGGTAACCGTGGGTTTCTCCCAATAAGGAATTTCTGTGGATTGCGGAGTGGCCTGGATTGCACTGAAGGCGATAGCGGTCCAGTTCGCTCCGGTCACGGATTGCATAAGCTCCATTGAAGTCTCGGCCGCTTCATTAGCCCAGGTTCCGCGCCTGCCCATGAAACCCCAGGTAACGCCTCCGACATATTCATTCTGCAGTGACATCTCAGCTACCTCGCTTATTTAGAATAGTAGGATTAGGCATCGAAACATTAATGTTATTTTGTTATATTGTTATTATAATTTTGTTATTTAATAATAACAATACACAATTAAGTTATAACCCTTTTTAGGCATGATTTCAAGCAGAAAATGGGCAAAGTAAACTGAAGACTATAAAAGTACAACAGAGTACATATGCTAATAAGATAATGAAGCTTATAATTGATAATGACAGCGCAATCATTTGTAGCTTTAACTAAACTGGAGGCGATTTGCTGGTGATCAGGGTCATGATTGCGGACGATGAGGAAGTGATTCGCCGTGGGCTTGAGAAAATTACTTCCCGAATGGATTTGGAAGTTAAGGTTATCGGTTCCTATGGCAATGGATTGGAGGCATGGAATCATCTCCGGGAGCTGGGCCGGGACGATATAGACCTGCTTATAACAGATATCAAGATGCCGAGAATGGATGGTTTTAAGCTGATTGAAGAGGTAAGAGGGCATTTGAAACACCTCCCCATAGCCGTGCTGAGCGGATTCAGTGAATTTGAATATGCCCGCCGGGCCATGCGGCATGGTGTGCTCGATTATTTGCTTAAGCCTATTGAGAAGGCACAGCTCTACGATTTGCTGAAAAGTGTGGAGGAGAATAAGAAGCTGCGGCCGGCGGCAGCAGAGCCGGAAGAAACACCCCACCAGGCCGCTGAAGGCGGTGAGCACTATGTGGTTGAGCAGACTAAAAGCATCCTGGAGAAGGAGTATGGCCAGAACTTTGAGCTTGAACGGCTGGCGGAGACTGTGGGGATGAATGCCAGCTACATCAGCAGGCTGTTCAAATTCAAGACAGGCCAGACGATAACGGACTACCTGATCGGTATCCGCATCGCCAAGGCCAAGGAGCTCCTGATCGGCCAGCCCGATCTGAAAAATTACGAAATTGCCGAAAGGGTCGGCTACAGCGATCCGGTCTACTTCAATAAGTTGTTCAAAAAAATGTGCGGCATGACGCCGAAGGATTATAAGAGCCGCTGCAGATAAAAGAATAGGCTTGCCGGAAGAAATCTGCTAAAAATACAGACAGAACGGCTTTCAGGTGGCCTTAAGAGGAACCCCGCTTACCGCGGGGTTCTTCTGCATGTGCCGGCTGCACGGTGCTTCCGTTATGAAGCCCGCCTTGAAGCAGAATGTGCTCATAGGGCAGCGAAGGGTTGGCAATCCGCCACAGCATCCGGTCTGCCGCACGATATCCGGTTTCCTTAACAGGCAGCGTGGGCCGGGCGATATCCGGGATAATGTTCCGCAGGGACGGCTCCGGTTCCAGACCAATCAGGGAGTAGTCCCCCGGAATGCGCTTGCCGGTGGTTTGACAAGCCAGATATACACGGGTTAAGGCTTGCTCCGAGGCGCAGATGAAGGCCGTGGGCTTATACGTTTCGGTCTGGCGCTTCCATAACGCTGTCCATTCCTCCTGCGGCTGGTTCATTTCAAAGATATGGGAGTCCGGCTCCGCCTGAATCCCGGCTGCTTCCAGGGTCATGCAGAAGGCCTGCCAGCGCAGCTGATAGCCCCGGCTCAGCCACGGATTTCCAATGTACATTATCCTGCGGTGCCCCATGGCAATCAGATGTCTGGCGGATTGCTGCATGGCGTCATGGACATTCCAGATGACACTGTCCACATTTGCACCGGGAGGAGGGAAATTGAGCAGAATCCGGGGCATTTTCCGCTGGATCAGATGTGCCTCTACGGATTCATCAATTACCGGACTAATAAAAATGCCATCAGCATAAGAGAGATTATGTTTGTTCTCCCATTGTATGAAGGCTTTTGCCGGCTGAAGCCCTTCCGGGACAAATAATAGTTCTACCTTGTGGCCTGCCTCGCCCAGCCGGTGCTGCACACTCTCCAGGAGAACATGGTGCAGCGGCGACTGCAGGCCCTGCCTGGCAGCGATCAGAAAGATGAAGCGGCGGCTTTGTCTTGAGTAGACAGGGGTATTCTCAAATAAAAGACTGCGTTCCTGCTCCTTGGTGTGGTAGCCGAGCTTGTGCGCCAGCAGGAGCACTTCATTTCGGGTGTACTCCGACATGCCGGGGAGGCCCCGGAGGGCCTTGGACACCGTATGGACCGTCAAGCCCAGCTCGGTGGCGAGGTGCTGCAGCGTTACTTTTTTACGGATAGGCATAAGGCAGGTCACTCCTATAAATGAAACAAAAGTGTAAGTAAAATGAGGCTTCAATTTCATTATATTATAAGTTTAGTTCATAAGATAACAAGGAGGCCGATGAAATGAAGACAATCACAATTCCAGCAGATCAGATCCCGGTAAGCCGTGAAGTGGAAGTGCTGGTCGCCGGAGGAGGTCCTGCCGGGATTGCCGCCGCCATCGCAGCAGCCAGGAACGGGGCATCCGTTCTGATCGTAGAGCAGCGAGGGTATCTGGGGGGGATGGGAACGGCGGCACTGGTTCCGGCATTCTGCCCTTATACGGATCATGAGAAGCCGGTCGTGCGCGGAATCGGTCTGGAACTTTTGGAGACCATGAAGCAGGCCTGCGGTCCGGATTATATGAGCAGATACGGGGAGCAGCTGGACTGGGTACCCATTGATGCGGAAGTGCTCAAGCGGGTCTATGAAGCCAAGGTGCTTGATAGCGGTGCGGATGTGCTATACCATACCATTGTTTCCCAGGTGGTAATGGGCGCGGGCGGCTCACGTGTAGACGGGGTGGTGATTGTTAATAAAAGTGGCCGTTCTTATATTGGATGCCGCTATGTTATTGATGCTACCGGTGATGCGGATATTGCGGCAATGTCCGGAGCAGCCTTCCAGAAAGGCGGGAAGCAGGGCGAGCTGCAGCCGGGAACGCTTTGTTATGTATTAAGTGATGTGAGCTATAGCCGGTTCAATGAATATCTGGAAAGGACCGGAGATACCGGCCAGATTCCGGCTCTGGTCCAGAAGGCGCAGGCAGCAGGAGATCTTCCGCATGGGCGCAAGGAAGTGTCTGGTTTTTCCTGGATATCGGATTCACTGGTCGGAGTGAACTTTGGGCATATCTTCGGGATT
This genomic window contains:
- a CDS encoding sensor histidine kinase; the encoded protein is MKAKRSHSWWSYIVDMGMERKLLLVFLIIITLPLSVISVISFKSYSESIQANTVAYSEKLIDQMMDSIDDYIEDMKRISSMPAYVNDIKQNLVRSNRYYEQKQMMNSKGGGTQVAPGDFDLLLSIQRGIEGNISFINNIKRGTNSVYIFDGYGNGYYSAKDGGVRLDLEQSYKFWSEQSRDSSGEALLFGTQAYTSNLQSTRYAFTVVRKIVDGLWNPIGLIAVEANISNLENQVAELDTVTHGKSIIVDENGKVIYDSGRKLLTTDISRTHLFRQAVGNAGSFYDTVSGKERLNIYSSSAKTNWKVIISIPVDELTRGVKLTRNATIAATLIIIVLALIISIILSFALTKPLTQMIQLMKRVQNGDLDVTFRVRRRDEIGLLGHQFNRMLARIRQLIQDIYRIEEQKKEAELQALQSQINPHFIYNTLESIRMTAEINDDVEAADMISILGKLLRYSTSDLSGTTTMKQELLYVRNYVELLGCRYPGRFVLQIDVPGTLDNYSMIKLVFQPIIENAAYHGLDDTKSQMHLSITCEVTEQKLLFHIRDDGCGMEQATLDKLNDSLKHEMPPKKSINGGIGMKNVHQRIQLHYGATYGIEVFSRPGEGTDVILSLPLQVQSARE
- a CDS encoding methyl-accepting chemotaxis protein, with translation MTKKNKTSKKPPSNVQKSEANPAGVEQAAVKEAASANGKGSALSFKGVLHGSVRQVKRVNPNKSVGVKLFLIFLSSIVVVVLALGLLSYNKAKNTIKENVSEANRQTIIQTSEKLDITLKQYESLAMQLFFDPQMQNNLTDLVSASSSYDKFVATDAISKKLSSQTTTDSNIVAITLVPTSTDYDIVSSGSSGMKLDNIRDQEWYKTAVANAENYQSYYSKEVKSAQNYWFPTAVAGENGKNIAMVRALKNLGANSGYVILLELKNTLLEEAFDSVTLGDGSRIQLVSPDGTVVASSNPEEDGKASELGFIKESKTNSKSQDAEDANGEDVLAVYSPMVKADWKLAGIVPTGELVKAATPILFTTFLAAIAAAVLAVLVGIVMVRMIARPLARLKDLMVEGAKGDLSVRTEYVSKDEIGELSASFNTMMERITELVAQTTDTAREVLETAGELGDASRKTAISAKEIAAATEEIAGGAGSLAQEAERGNELTDLIGTQMQSVIAANAEMDEAARGVGEASGQGAKQLEELLTQTSRTGEMTTALVDRVNNLKETVSSVIKVLDVMKNITQQTNILSLNATIEAARAGEAGRGFMVVADEVRQLADQSKQSIAVVAGITDKIITEMNETVAVLSEVAPLFKQQMTSVKSTSEIFVSVQGQMDDFISSLESVTGAIDSLNHSQGVLSDAMSNVSAVAQQSSATSEEVASLSNEQQNVSDQLVALSGKLEGASTQLKDKLSLFTIK
- a CDS encoding glycoside hydrolase family 130 protein, whose translation is MTTIFQERKQKLTERYEALIGRKNEKVPCGNGIYDRYQYPLLTAEHAPLIWRYDFNPETNPYFAERIGVNGIFNPGAIELDGKFYIVARVEGNDRKSFFAVAESDSGVDGFRFWDHPVVLPETEDPDINVYDMRLVKHADGWIYGLFCTERKDPDAPHGDLSSAVAQCGITRTKDLKTWERLADLKTGSAQQRNVVLHPEFVDGKYAFYTRPQDGFIDAGSGGGIGWGLSDTIENAVITSETIMDQRYYHTIKEVKNGQGPAPIKTPRGWLHIAHGVRNTAAGLRYVLYAFLSDLEEPNKVTHAPGGHFIAPDGEERVGDVSNVVFCNGVIARDNGDIYIYYASSDTRIHVATTTVDQMLDYVLNTPEDPLRSYACVQQRIALIDRNLQLK
- a CDS encoding LacI family DNA-binding transcriptional regulator, producing MAKKVTMQKIADHLGVSKFVVSKSLSGKGGVNETTRERVIQAASQLGYFTQKNAYVQNVKRTSPAAGSDRNKQSVLVLMPNIRSQTQDSLYWGKIVDGIALALDQVGLGMVIVSEHRADNFINILNPNGLLGLVGVGQISTSLLLEVHRIGLPMVLIDHEDPLIPSDTVFANNIDSMTRLSNHLMGIGHTLFHFIGNIRYSRSFRDRWIGFRSALEENDMKTPAGDDEMLVLEGMEDGTFRDDFRLWMAKRKKAKTLPSALVCANDSTALIVCEVLREEGIAIPADISVTGFDNIEDAMRGIPPLTTVHVPKEAMGRAAVEKLLNRIQNPSAPLEKILISADIVHRDSVAGPRK
- a CDS encoding ABC transporter substrate-binding protein encodes the protein MKLRWPMLTILGLLLLSAGCDSRSNNQAVPSPSPGTSESPSELSGTIVMLTNRIDLIEDGTFQSYADEFKKKYPEAQVQFEGLSNYATDILVRLSTKDAGDVLLLPVNLPAKELKLFFEPLPAELAAQEKFTTFNIYEGKRYGLSTGSTTSGIVYNKQAFKKAGIERVPQTLDEFYAASAKLKQAGIIPLYMNYGAVWPLREWGNNLVNYMTGNPDYLNNMVQENDPWKIDNEWGQAIAIARTMVAKGYVEDQLFSNSWEISKTKLAKGETGMYLQGNWTIRQILDAGAKSEDIGFFPFPYDNKPTHYAALNPDWFIGVSKFSKNKELAMAWVEYFLKKTAYTANFLPSGSSEEPALPQYSEFLSYHPKLVEATVQTDAFIDMANRAKLSFWSGDYIQELLAAPDLQKSFDELNEKWKEAREGQQASPVPQAAAVQSR